One genomic region from Carcharodon carcharias isolate sCarCar2 chromosome 12, sCarCar2.pri, whole genome shotgun sequence encodes:
- the tbr1b gene encoding T-box brain protein 1b isoform X1 has product MQLEHCLSSSIMLSKKFLNVNSTYPNSELALHDPIISASDNLERSSPLKKITRGMTNQSEADNFPDSKDASGDVQRSKLSPVLDGVSEIRHNFDGSAADRYLLSQSSQPQQPTAAPSAMFPYTGQHGPTHPAFSISSPSRYMAHHPVITNGAYNSILSNSSPQGYPATGYPYPQQYGHSYQGGPFYQFSSGQPGLVPGKAQVYLCNRPLWLKFHRHQTEMIITKQGRRMFPFLSFNISGLDPTAHYNIFVDIILADPNHWRFQGGKWVPCGKADTNVQGNRIYMHPDSPNTGAHWMRQEISFGKLKLTNNKGASNNNGQMVVLQSLHKYQPRLHVVEVNEDGAEDSNQPGRVQTFTFPETQFIAVTAYQNTDITQLKIDHNPFAKGFRDNYDTIYTGCEVDRLTPSPSDSPRSQIVPSSRYAVTQSFLQEQFVNNYAKARFHHGGPGGGGGGGGSGGSERSVPHSNGLLSPQQAEEPAAPSPQRWFVTPLQQPANNRLDFSAYDTDFAGNAILSYGVGVKALPLQAGTRPLGYYPDPSGWGARSPQYSCKSSAVLPWARGASTNSYLEEAAAAAAAAAAAAEGLGPGGGPGPGPGSDRSPLAAAAEDTKPKELPDSAWIEAPSSIKSIDSGDSGIYEQAKRRRISADGPPPPAPAPATESPSPLKSEALTPRDCEKNCAKEMAFYGFYSHT; this is encoded by the exons ATGCAGTTGGAGCACTGCTTATCTTCATCTATAATGCTCTCCAAGAAATTTTTAAATGTGAATAGCACTTATCCCAATAGTGAGCTAGCTTTACATGATCCCATCATCTCGGCCAGTGACAACCTCGAAAGAAGTTCACCTCTGAAAAAAATTACCAGGGGGATGACGAATCAATCAGAGGCAGACAATTTTCCTGACTCCAAGGACGCGTCGGGGGACGTCCAGAGAAGCAAGCTCTCTCCTGTTTTGGACGGGGTCTCTGAAATTCGTCATAATTTCGATGGATCAGCGGCAGACAGATATCTCCTGTCACAATCGAGCCAACCACAGCAACCGACTGCTGCTCCCAGTGCTATGTTTCCTTACACTGGCCAGCATGGACCAACACATCCCGCTTTTTCTATTAGCAGTCCGAGCAGGTATATGGCTCACCATCCTGTGATCACAAATGGAGCCTACAATAGCATTTTGTCCAATTCTTCTCCTCAAGGTTATCCGGCCACTGGTTACCCATACCCTCAACAGTATGGACACAGCTATCAGGGAGGACCTTTCTATCAATTTTCTTCCGGTCAGCCAGGACTGGTTCCCGGCAAAGCCCAGGTGTACTTGTGTAATAGGCCGCTGTGGCTTAAATTCCATAGGCATCAAACTGAAATGATCATCACTAAGCAAGGCAG GCGGATGTTTCCATTTTTGAGTTTTAACATCTCTGGTCTGGATCCGACTGCACATTACAACATCTTTGTTGACATTATTCTGGCCGATCCCAATCACTGGCGATTCCAGGGAGGGAAATGGGTTCCTTGTGGAAAAGCGGATACCAATGTACAAG GCAACAGGATCTATATGCACCCAGATTCGCCAAACACAGGTGCTCACTGGATGAGGCAAGAAATttcctttggaaaattaaaactaaccaATAACAAGGGCGCATCAAACAACAACGGTCAG ATGGTGGTTTTACAGTCTCTACATAAGTATCAGCCCAGACTACATGTGGTGGAAGTGAATGAGGATGGAGCTGAGGATTCGAATCAGCCCGGCAGGGTTCAGACCTTCACCTTCCCAGAGACTCAGTTCATAGCAGTTACAGCTTATCAAAATACAGAT ATCACACAGTTGAAAATTGATCATAATCCCTTTGCCAAAGGATTTAGAGATAACTATGATAC GATCTACACAGGCTGCGAGGTTGATCGGCTCACCCCGTCCCCGAGTGACTCCCCCCGGTCTCAGATCGTCCCGAGCAGCCGCTACGCCGTCACCCAGTCCttcctgcaggagcagtttgttaATAACTACGCCAAGGCGCGGTTTCACCATGGTGGCcccgggggtggaggaggaggaggcggcagCGGtggcagtgagcggagtgtcccCCACAGCAATGGGCTGCTGTCCCCGCAGCAAGCCGAGGAACCGGCCGCCCCGTCCCCGCAGCGTTGGTTCGTCACCCCGCTGCAGCAGCCGGCCAACAACCGCCTCGACTTCTCAGCCTACGACACCGACTTCGCCGGTAACGCCATCCTGTCGtacggggtgggggtgaaggccCTGCCGCTGCAGGCCGGCACCCGGCCCCTCGGCTACTACCCCGACCCGTCCGGCTGGGGGGCCCGCAGTCCGCAGTACTCGTGCAAATCGAGCGCGGTGCTGCCCTGGGCCCGCGGGGCCTCCACTAACTCGTACCTGGAAGAGGCGGCCGCGGCGGCGGCGGCCGCGGCGGCCGCTGCCGAGGGTCTGGGCCCGGGCGGGGGCCCGGGTCCCGGCCCCGGCTCGGACCGCTCGCCCCTGGCGGCCGCCGCCGAGGACACGAAACCGAAGGAGCTGCCGGACTCGGCCTGGATCGAGGCCCCGTCTTCCATTAAGTCCATCGACTCCGGCGACTCGGGCATCTACGAACAGGCCAAGAGGAGGCGCATCTCGGCGGACGGGCCACCGCCTCCAGCCCCGGCCCCGGCCACCGAGAGCCCGTCTCCCCTCAAGAGTGAGGCGCTGACCCCGAGAGACTGCGAGAAAAACTGCGCTAAGGAGATGGCTTTTTACGGCTTCTACTCGCACACCTAA
- the tbr1b gene encoding T-box brain protein 1b isoform X2 codes for MQLEHCLSSSIMLSKKFLNVNSTYPNSELALHDPIISASDNLERSSPLKKITRGMTNQSEADNFPDSKDASGDVQRSKLSPVLDGVSEIRHNFDGSAADRYLLSQSSQPQQPTAAPSAMFPYTGQHGPTHPAFSISSPSRYMAHHPVITNGAYNSILSNSSPQGYPATGYPYPQQYGHSYQGGPFYQFSSGQPGLVPGKAQVYLCNRPLWLKFHRHQTEMIITKQGRRMFPFLSFNISGLDPTAHYNIFVDIILADPNHWRFQGGKWVPCGKADTNVQGNRIYMHPDSPNTGAHWMRQEISFGKLKLTNNKGASNNNGQMVVLQSLHKYQPRLHVVEVNEDGAEDSNQPGRVQTFTFPETQFIAVTAYQNTDITQLKIDHNPFAKGFRDNYDTIYTGCEVDRLTPSPSDSPRSQIVPSSRYAVTQSFLQEQFVNNYAKARFHHGGPGGGGGGGGSGGSERSVPHSNGLLSPQQAEEPAAPSPQRWFVTPLQQPANNRLDFSAYDTDFAGNAILSYGVGVKALPLQAGTRPLGYYPDPSGWGARSPQYSCKSSAVLPWAAAAAAAAAAAAEGLGPGGGPGPGPGSDRSPLAAAAEDTKPKELPDSAWIEAPSSIKSIDSGDSGIYEQAKRRRISADGPPPPAPAPATESPSPLKSEALTPRDCEKNCAKEMAFYGFYSHT; via the exons ATGCAGTTGGAGCACTGCTTATCTTCATCTATAATGCTCTCCAAGAAATTTTTAAATGTGAATAGCACTTATCCCAATAGTGAGCTAGCTTTACATGATCCCATCATCTCGGCCAGTGACAACCTCGAAAGAAGTTCACCTCTGAAAAAAATTACCAGGGGGATGACGAATCAATCAGAGGCAGACAATTTTCCTGACTCCAAGGACGCGTCGGGGGACGTCCAGAGAAGCAAGCTCTCTCCTGTTTTGGACGGGGTCTCTGAAATTCGTCATAATTTCGATGGATCAGCGGCAGACAGATATCTCCTGTCACAATCGAGCCAACCACAGCAACCGACTGCTGCTCCCAGTGCTATGTTTCCTTACACTGGCCAGCATGGACCAACACATCCCGCTTTTTCTATTAGCAGTCCGAGCAGGTATATGGCTCACCATCCTGTGATCACAAATGGAGCCTACAATAGCATTTTGTCCAATTCTTCTCCTCAAGGTTATCCGGCCACTGGTTACCCATACCCTCAACAGTATGGACACAGCTATCAGGGAGGACCTTTCTATCAATTTTCTTCCGGTCAGCCAGGACTGGTTCCCGGCAAAGCCCAGGTGTACTTGTGTAATAGGCCGCTGTGGCTTAAATTCCATAGGCATCAAACTGAAATGATCATCACTAAGCAAGGCAG GCGGATGTTTCCATTTTTGAGTTTTAACATCTCTGGTCTGGATCCGACTGCACATTACAACATCTTTGTTGACATTATTCTGGCCGATCCCAATCACTGGCGATTCCAGGGAGGGAAATGGGTTCCTTGTGGAAAAGCGGATACCAATGTACAAG GCAACAGGATCTATATGCACCCAGATTCGCCAAACACAGGTGCTCACTGGATGAGGCAAGAAATttcctttggaaaattaaaactaaccaATAACAAGGGCGCATCAAACAACAACGGTCAG ATGGTGGTTTTACAGTCTCTACATAAGTATCAGCCCAGACTACATGTGGTGGAAGTGAATGAGGATGGAGCTGAGGATTCGAATCAGCCCGGCAGGGTTCAGACCTTCACCTTCCCAGAGACTCAGTTCATAGCAGTTACAGCTTATCAAAATACAGAT ATCACACAGTTGAAAATTGATCATAATCCCTTTGCCAAAGGATTTAGAGATAACTATGATAC GATCTACACAGGCTGCGAGGTTGATCGGCTCACCCCGTCCCCGAGTGACTCCCCCCGGTCTCAGATCGTCCCGAGCAGCCGCTACGCCGTCACCCAGTCCttcctgcaggagcagtttgttaATAACTACGCCAAGGCGCGGTTTCACCATGGTGGCcccgggggtggaggaggaggaggcggcagCGGtggcagtgagcggagtgtcccCCACAGCAATGGGCTGCTGTCCCCGCAGCAAGCCGAGGAACCGGCCGCCCCGTCCCCGCAGCGTTGGTTCGTCACCCCGCTGCAGCAGCCGGCCAACAACCGCCTCGACTTCTCAGCCTACGACACCGACTTCGCCGGTAACGCCATCCTGTCGtacggggtgggggtgaaggccCTGCCGCTGCAGGCCGGCACCCGGCCCCTCGGCTACTACCCCGACCCGTCCGGCTGGGGGGCCCGCAGTCCGCAGTACTCGTGCAAATCGAGCGCGGTGCTGCCCTGG GCGGCCGCGGCGGCGGCGGCCGCGGCGGCCGCTGCCGAGGGTCTGGGCCCGGGCGGGGGCCCGGGTCCCGGCCCCGGCTCGGACCGCTCGCCCCTGGCGGCCGCCGCCGAGGACACGAAACCGAAGGAGCTGCCGGACTCGGCCTGGATCGAGGCCCCGTCTTCCATTAAGTCCATCGACTCCGGCGACTCGGGCATCTACGAACAGGCCAAGAGGAGGCGCATCTCGGCGGACGGGCCACCGCCTCCAGCCCCGGCCCCGGCCACCGAGAGCCCGTCTCCCCTCAAGAGTGAGGCGCTGACCCCGAGAGACTGCGAGAAAAACTGCGCTAAGGAGATGGCTTTTTACGGCTTCTACTCGCACACCTAA